The Patagioenas fasciata isolate bPatFas1 chromosome 3, bPatFas1.hap1, whole genome shotgun sequence genome contains a region encoding:
- the LOC136100532 gene encoding glutathione S-transferase 3-like isoform X2: protein MSGKPRLTYFNGRGRMEAVRWLLAAAGVEFEEIFLETKEQYEKLIKDGVLMFQQVPLVEIDGMKMVQTRAILSYIAGKYNLYGNDLKERALIDMYVEGITDMMQTILMFPFSPPEAKEKNLDSVKERATNRYFPVFEKVLKEHGQDFLVGNKFSWADVQLIEAILAVEEKIPAVLSGFPQLQAFKIRMSNVPTIKKFLQPGSPRKPPPDECYIETVQKILKI from the exons ATGTCGGGGAAGCCCAGGCTTACCTACTTTAATGGAAGGGGGAGGATGGAGGCCGTCCGATGGCTGCTGGCTGCAGCCGGCGTGGAG TTTGAAGAAATTTTTTTGGAAACAAAAGAGCAGTACGAAAAGCTAATCAAAG ATGGAGTCCTGATGTTCCAGCAAGTGCCCCTGGTTGAGATtgatgggatgaagatggtgcaGACCAGAGCCATCCTCAGCTACATAGCAGGGAAATACAACCTCTATGGGAACGACTTGAAGGAGAGAGCTCT TATTGACATGTATGTAGAGGGAATAACAGATATGATGCAAACGATTTTGATGTTTCCTTTCTCTCCGCCTGAggcaaaggagaaaaatcttgaCTCAGTTAAGGAGAGGGCAACTAACAGGTACTTCCCAGTCTTTGAAAAG GTTCTGAAAGAACATGGCCAAGACTTTCTTGTGGGAAACAAATTCAGCTGGGCAGATGTTCAGCTAATTGAAGCCATTTTAGCAGTGGAGGAGAAAATACCTGCTGTGCTGTCGGGGTTTCCTCAGTTGCAG gcTTTTAAAATAAGAATGAGCAATGTGCCTACAATTAAGAAGTttctgcagcctggcagcccaAGGAAACCCCCACCGGATGAATGTTATATAGAAACTGTGCAGAAGATTTTGAAGATATGA
- the LOC136100532 gene encoding glutathione S-transferase 3-like isoform X1, translated as MEGGGWRPSDGCWLQPAWRLVDPRHSVSDRYSVSDWCFQLASIFEEIFLETKEQYEKLIKDGVLMFQQVPLVEIDGMKMVQTRAILSYIAGKYNLYGNDLKERALIDMYVEGITDMMQTILMFPFSPPEAKEKNLDSVKERATNRYFPVFEKVLKEHGQDFLVGNKFSWADVQLIEAILAVEEKIPAVLSGFPQLQAFKIRMSNVPTIKKFLQPGSPRKPPPDECYIETVQKILKI; from the exons ATGGAAGGGGGAGGATGGAGGCCGTCCGATGGCTGCTGGCTGCAGCCGGCGTGGAGGTTAGTAGACCCTCGGCACAGTGTTTCAGACCGGTACAGTGTTTCAGACTGGTGTTTTCAGCTGGCCTCAATT TTTGAAGAAATTTTTTTGGAAACAAAAGAGCAGTACGAAAAGCTAATCAAAG ATGGAGTCCTGATGTTCCAGCAAGTGCCCCTGGTTGAGATtgatgggatgaagatggtgcaGACCAGAGCCATCCTCAGCTACATAGCAGGGAAATACAACCTCTATGGGAACGACTTGAAGGAGAGAGCTCT TATTGACATGTATGTAGAGGGAATAACAGATATGATGCAAACGATTTTGATGTTTCCTTTCTCTCCGCCTGAggcaaaggagaaaaatcttgaCTCAGTTAAGGAGAGGGCAACTAACAGGTACTTCCCAGTCTTTGAAAAG GTTCTGAAAGAACATGGCCAAGACTTTCTTGTGGGAAACAAATTCAGCTGGGCAGATGTTCAGCTAATTGAAGCCATTTTAGCAGTGGAGGAGAAAATACCTGCTGTGCTGTCGGGGTTTCCTCAGTTGCAG gcTTTTAAAATAAGAATGAGCAATGTGCCTACAATTAAGAAGTttctgcagcctggcagcccaAGGAAACCCCCACCGGATGAATGTTATATAGAAACTGTGCAGAAGATTTTGAAGATATGA
- the LOC136100532 gene encoding glutathione S-transferase-like isoform X3, whose product MYVEGITDMMQTILMFPFSPPEAKEKNLDSVKERATNRYFPVFEKVLKEHGQDFLVGNKFSWADVQLIEAILAVEEKIPAVLSGFPQLQAFKIRMSNVPTIKKFLQPGSPRKPPPDECYIETVQKILKI is encoded by the exons ATGTATGTAGAGGGAATAACAGATATGATGCAAACGATTTTGATGTTTCCTTTCTCTCCGCCTGAggcaaaggagaaaaatcttgaCTCAGTTAAGGAGAGGGCAACTAACAGGTACTTCCCAGTCTTTGAAAAG GTTCTGAAAGAACATGGCCAAGACTTTCTTGTGGGAAACAAATTCAGCTGGGCAGATGTTCAGCTAATTGAAGCCATTTTAGCAGTGGAGGAGAAAATACCTGCTGTGCTGTCGGGGTTTCCTCAGTTGCAG gcTTTTAAAATAAGAATGAGCAATGTGCCTACAATTAAGAAGTttctgcagcctggcagcccaAGGAAACCCCCACCGGATGAATGTTATATAGAAACTGTGCAGAAGATTTTGAAGATATGA